In Gemmata obscuriglobus, a single genomic region encodes these proteins:
- a CDS encoding PEP-CTERM sorting domain-containing protein, whose protein sequence is MTTARTRAKYGDRRMWGALAVLLAGSAPAQAFYWYDWPGSRVPREPTLLNPTSLLTPDTPREPTIPNPPSGPPVPVDKPPIGPPEHTPEPSTGLIGLIGLGAVAARKWWKKR, encoded by the coding sequence ATGACGACGGCGCGAACACGAGCGAAATACGGGGACCGGCGCATGTGGGGCGCGCTGGCTGTACTTCTCGCCGGGAGCGCACCGGCTCAGGCCTTCTACTGGTACGACTGGCCCGGGAGCCGCGTGCCGCGTGAGCCGACGCTCTTAAACCCGACATCGCTGCTAACGCCGGACACGCCGCGCGAGCCCACCATCCCCAACCCGCCGAGCGGCCCGCCGGTCCCGGTCGACAAACCGCCGATCGGTCCGCCGGAGCACACCCCCGAACCGTCAACGGGTCTGATCGGCCTGATCGGTCTGGGTGCGGTCGCGGCGCGCAAGTGGTGGAAGAAGCGCTAA
- a CDS encoding BBP7 family outer membrane beta-barrel protein: MRPKSDDPVRPKSAEPPMMNPPQQPGLFPDWKGVNPLPTPRSVPQTQPQPELEPAPAELMYPAGAFDTPKQGRGTFGSPPVRLSRDYPPLREVVGNSRDLSVADELDAGLSNRFFARAEYLQWWLPGFATPVLATTNANTALNGYLGEPGTTALVGPGAFLDSTRSGFRFRAGAWLDDAQSCGIDAGFFFLGNRSGSTTISPDRFPLITRPIYAPNLIPGTNQPLGENGEAVAVPDILRGALTVEADSRLWGADVNARWCWIKGCAARSEVFAGYRHLNLRESLTIRENITVIGSGGTRLLIPDPIGTQIVVQDRFATRNQFHGGQVGMAYERRWGRWDLDARASVALGATHQELEISGSQVRQQPGGAPVVFNNGGLLAAGPNLGRFERDKFSVAPEFTLNIGYWVTPNFRVFGGYNFLYWSNVIRPGDQIDHVVDLTFVPNGLPAGFSGQYRPRPLFKQSDLAINGLQFGMELRW; the protein is encoded by the coding sequence GTGCGTCCGAAGTCCGACGACCCCGTGCGCCCGAAGTCGGCCGAACCGCCGATGATGAACCCGCCGCAACAGCCGGGCCTGTTTCCGGACTGGAAGGGCGTGAACCCGCTGCCGACTCCGCGTTCGGTGCCGCAGACGCAACCGCAGCCCGAGTTGGAGCCCGCGCCGGCAGAACTCATGTACCCGGCTGGCGCGTTTGATACTCCGAAGCAGGGCCGCGGGACGTTCGGCTCGCCGCCGGTGCGCCTGTCGCGGGACTACCCGCCGCTGCGCGAGGTGGTCGGGAACTCGCGCGATCTGAGTGTTGCGGACGAACTGGACGCCGGACTGTCAAACCGGTTCTTCGCACGCGCCGAGTACCTCCAATGGTGGCTTCCGGGGTTCGCCACGCCGGTGCTCGCGACCACCAACGCCAACACCGCGCTGAACGGCTACCTTGGTGAGCCCGGAACCACGGCGCTTGTTGGTCCGGGGGCGTTTCTTGACAGCACCCGGAGCGGGTTCCGGTTCCGGGCCGGAGCCTGGCTCGACGACGCGCAGTCGTGCGGGATCGACGCCGGGTTCTTCTTTCTGGGTAACCGGTCGGGTAGCACGACCATTAGTCCGGATCGGTTCCCACTCATCACGCGACCGATTTACGCTCCGAACCTAATTCCGGGGACGAACCAGCCCCTCGGCGAGAACGGCGAGGCCGTCGCGGTGCCCGACATCCTGCGCGGGGCGCTGACGGTCGAGGCCGACAGCCGGCTCTGGGGGGCGGACGTTAACGCCCGCTGGTGCTGGATTAAAGGTTGTGCGGCGCGGTCGGAGGTGTTCGCGGGTTACCGGCACCTGAACCTGCGCGAGAGCTTGACCATTCGCGAGAACATCACCGTAATCGGCTCCGGTGGGACGCGGCTTCTGATCCCGGACCCGATCGGAACGCAGATCGTGGTTCAGGACCGGTTCGCCACGCGGAACCAGTTCCACGGCGGTCAGGTCGGGATGGCGTATGAGCGGCGCTGGGGCCGGTGGGACCTGGACGCACGCGCCTCGGTGGCGCTCGGTGCGACCCATCAAGAGCTGGAAATCAGCGGGTCTCAGGTGCGCCAGCAACCGGGCGGCGCCCCGGTGGTGTTCAACAACGGCGGTCTGCTTGCCGCCGGACCGAACCTGGGCCGGTTTGAACGCGATAAGTTCAGTGTGGCGCCAGAGTTCACGCTCAATATTGGGTACTGGGTAACGCCGAACTTTCGTGTGTTCGGCGGGTACAACTTCCTCTACTGGTCGAACGTGATTCGACCCGGGGACCAGATCGACCACGTTGTAGACCTCACGTTCGTGCCGAACGGCCTGCCGGCGGGGTTCTCGGGCCAGTACCGGCCGCGTCCGCTGTTCAAACAGTCCGACCTCGCGATCAACGGCCTCCAGTTCGGGATGGAACTGCGATGGTAG
- a CDS encoding IS66-like element ISGob4 family transposase — MTPVPQPPELPDNLPPAVVAYIRALEATITALVAEVAELKARLNQSSTNSSKPPSSDPPQVKLAPPKAPSGKRRGGQPGHPKAERTLLPPDEIRTLKPSVCRDCSRSLAGDDPAPAIHQVHELPVIKPHVTEYRCHRLRCPHCGTTTVPAVPSEARTGYGPRAQAVAALLTGSCRLGKRGTSQLFDDLFGLPLSPAMVCKLQHRTAEALKPVAEQALVYTRGHPANVDETGWKQGRQRAWLWAAVTTFVVAFLIRRTRGRAAFDDLRAGSTAVHTTDRYPVYTHLDKYKRQLCWAHLRRDFQAMIDRGGSGQAIGAALLACSDALFENWYRVRDGTLARSTCRSTYIPALRRQVGTHLRNGAACGCAKTATTCAELLSVEASLWTFARVVGVEPTNNAAEREVRHAVCWRKTSFGTDSERGSRFVERILTVIASCRRQKRNVLAFLIDAVTAHRTGAKAPTLVPAEAQQQNVVNPLLANC; from the coding sequence ATGACGCCTGTTCCTCAACCGCCGGAACTGCCCGATAACTTACCACCGGCGGTGGTGGCGTATATTCGCGCCTTGGAGGCCACGATCACTGCTCTGGTGGCCGAGGTCGCCGAACTCAAGGCCCGACTCAACCAGAGCTCCACCAACTCGTCGAAGCCGCCCTCGTCCGATCCTCCGCAGGTGAAACTGGCCCCGCCCAAGGCCCCTTCGGGGAAGCGTCGGGGCGGGCAACCGGGGCATCCCAAAGCCGAGCGCACGCTCCTGCCACCCGATGAGATCCGGACCCTCAAGCCGTCCGTGTGCCGGGACTGCTCGCGGTCGCTGGCCGGGGACGATCCGGCTCCGGCCATTCATCAGGTCCACGAGTTGCCCGTTATCAAACCCCACGTGACCGAGTATCGGTGCCACCGGCTCCGGTGCCCCCACTGCGGCACGACCACGGTGCCCGCGGTGCCGTCGGAGGCGCGCACCGGATACGGCCCCCGGGCGCAGGCGGTGGCCGCGCTTCTCACCGGCTCGTGCCGTCTGGGCAAGCGGGGCACGAGCCAACTGTTCGACGATCTGTTCGGCCTGCCCCTGAGCCCGGCCATGGTGTGCAAGCTCCAGCACCGAACCGCCGAGGCGCTGAAGCCGGTGGCCGAACAGGCCCTGGTGTACACCCGCGGGCACCCGGCCAACGTGGACGAGACCGGTTGGAAGCAGGGGCGTCAGCGGGCCTGGCTGTGGGCCGCCGTGACCACGTTCGTGGTGGCGTTCCTGATCCGCCGGACCCGGGGCCGGGCCGCCTTTGATGACCTGCGTGCCGGGTCCACGGCCGTGCATACGACGGACCGGTATCCGGTGTACACGCACCTCGACAAGTACAAGCGTCAACTCTGCTGGGCGCACCTGCGACGCGATTTCCAGGCGATGATCGACCGGGGCGGTTCCGGACAGGCGATCGGCGCGGCTCTGTTGGCGTGTTCGGACGCCCTGTTCGAGAACTGGTATCGGGTCCGGGACGGAACCCTCGCGCGGTCCACATGTCGCTCGACCTACATCCCCGCGTTGCGTCGTCAGGTCGGCACGCACCTGCGGAACGGGGCGGCGTGCGGCTGCGCCAAGACCGCCACGACCTGCGCGGAACTGTTGTCGGTCGAGGCGTCGTTGTGGACGTTCGCGCGTGTCGTCGGCGTGGAACCGACCAACAACGCGGCCGAGCGTGAGGTGCGTCACGCCGTGTGCTGGCGCAAAACCAGCTTCGGGACCGACAGCGAACGCGGGAGCCGGTTCGTGGAACGAATCCTCACGGTGATCGCCTCGTGCCGCCGCCAGAAGCGCAACGTCTTGGCGTTCCTCATCGACGCCGTCACCGCACACCGGACCGGCGCGAAGGCACCGACGCTCGTTCCAGCTGAAGCTCAACAACAGAACGTTGTGAATCCGCTACTCGCCAACTGTTGA
- a CDS encoding DegT/DnrJ/EryC1/StrS family aminotransferase: MKPTSTAPTPSAPVPLCDIQAQYRGLKDEIDTAVLRVLGSGQAILGPEVAAFEQEAAAFCGARYGIGCGSGTDALVLALRALGIGPGDEVIVPPFTFFASASAVARIGAKPVFVDVDPLTFNIDPNQIEAKITPHTRAIMPVHLFGQCCDMDAIGEIASDHRLYMVEDAAQSFGSEYKGKRCGTLGAVACMSFYPTKNLGALGDAGLVTTDDPDLDKRLRALRVHGSEVKYYHKYVGYNMRLDAVHAAVLRVKLPHVAGWLVAREEAAKRYDALIEGANLHGFMRRPVAMPDRRHTFNQYVVRVPAHHRDPLVKHLKDNSVGVEVYYPLSLHQQECFKYLGYRTGDFPTSEQSTGEVVALPIFPEITEAQQQRVVEVCSAYLRQAVRRAA, translated from the coding sequence GTGAAACCGACATCTACCGCACCTACCCCCTCTGCGCCGGTCCCGCTGTGCGACATTCAGGCCCAGTACCGCGGGCTGAAGGACGAAATCGACACGGCCGTGCTCCGCGTTCTCGGGTCGGGCCAGGCCATTCTCGGCCCCGAGGTCGCGGCGTTCGAGCAGGAGGCCGCGGCGTTCTGCGGCGCGCGGTACGGGATCGGGTGCGGGTCCGGCACCGACGCGCTGGTGCTCGCCCTCCGCGCGCTCGGCATCGGGCCGGGCGACGAGGTGATCGTTCCGCCGTTCACGTTCTTCGCGTCCGCCAGTGCCGTCGCCCGCATCGGCGCGAAGCCGGTGTTCGTGGACGTCGACCCGCTCACGTTCAACATCGACCCGAACCAGATCGAGGCGAAGATCACCCCGCACACGCGGGCGATCATGCCGGTTCACCTGTTCGGCCAGTGCTGCGACATGGACGCGATCGGCGAGATCGCGTCCGACCACCGCCTGTACATGGTGGAGGACGCGGCGCAGTCGTTCGGCAGCGAGTACAAGGGCAAGCGGTGCGGCACGTTGGGCGCGGTCGCGTGCATGAGCTTCTACCCGACCAAGAACCTCGGCGCGCTGGGCGACGCCGGTCTGGTCACCACGGACGACCCGGACCTTGACAAGCGGCTGCGTGCGCTGCGGGTCCACGGGTCGGAGGTGAAGTACTACCACAAGTACGTCGGGTACAACATGCGGCTCGACGCGGTTCACGCGGCGGTGCTCCGCGTGAAGCTGCCCCACGTGGCGGGCTGGCTGGTGGCGCGCGAAGAGGCCGCGAAGCGGTACGACGCGCTGATCGAGGGGGCGAACCTGCACGGGTTCATGCGGCGCCCGGTCGCGATGCCGGACCGCCGGCACACGTTCAACCAGTACGTGGTGCGGGTGCCGGCGCACCACCGCGACCCGCTCGTCAAGCACCTGAAGGACAACAGCGTCGGTGTCGAGGTGTATTACCCGCTCAGCCTGCACCAGCAGGAGTGCTTCAAGTACCTGGGGTACCGCACCGGCGACTTCCCGACTAGCGAGCAGTCCACCGGCGAAGTGGTGGCGCTGCCGATCTTCCCGGAGATCACCGAGGCGCAGCAGCAGCGGGTGGTCGAGGTGTGTAGCGCGTACCTGCGCCAGGCCGTCCGCCGCGCGGCTTGA